A window from Theropithecus gelada isolate Dixy chromosome 1, Tgel_1.0, whole genome shotgun sequence encodes these proteins:
- the RPS8 gene encoding 40S ribosomal protein S8 isoform X2 codes for MGISRDNWHKRRKTGGKRKPYHKKRKYELGRPAANTKIGPRRIHTVRVRGGCTRKTRIIDVVYNASNNELVRTKTLVKNCIVLIDSTPYRQWYESHYALPLGRKKGAKLTPEEEEILNKKRSKKIQKKYDERKKNAKISSLLEEQFQQGKLLACIASRPGQCGRADGYVLEGKELEFYLRKIKARKGK; via the exons ATGG GCATTTCTCGGGACAACTGGCACAAGCGCCGCAAAACCGGGGGCAAGAGAAAGCCCTACCACAAGAAGCGGAAGTATGAGTTGGGGCGCCCGGCTGCCAACACCAAG ATTGGCCCCCGCCGCATCCACACAGTCCGTGTGCGGGGAG GTTGTACTCGTAAAACAAGGATCATCGATGTTGTCTACAATGCATCTAATAATGAGCTGGTCCGTACCAAGACTCTGGTGAAGAATTGCATCGTGCTTATCGACAGCACACCGTACCGACAGTGGTACGAGTCCCACTACGCGCTGCCCCTGGGCCGCAAGAAGGGAGCCAAGCTG ACTCCTGAAGAAGAAgagattttaaacaaaaaaagatctaaaaaaattcagaagaaatatgatgaaaggaaaaagaatgccAAAATCAGCAGTCTCCTGGAGGAGCAGTTCCAGCAGGGCAAGCTTCTTG CGTGCATTGCTTCCAGGCCGGGACAGTGTGGCCGAGCAGATGGTTATGTGCTAGAGGGCAAAGAGTTGGAGTTCTATCTTAGGAAAATCAAAGCCCGGAAAGGCAAATAA
- the RPS8 gene encoding 40S ribosomal protein S8 isoform X1, with the protein MGISRDNWHKRRKTGGKRKPYHKKRKYELGRPAANTKIGPRRIHTVRVRGGNKKYRALRLDVGNFSWGSECCTRKTRIIDVVYNASNNELVRTKTLVKNCIVLIDSTPYRQWYESHYALPLGRKKGAKLTPEEEEILNKKRSKKIQKKYDERKKNAKISSLLEEQFQQGKLLACIASRPGQCGRADGYVLEGKELEFYLRKIKARKGK; encoded by the exons ATGG GCATTTCTCGGGACAACTGGCACAAGCGCCGCAAAACCGGGGGCAAGAGAAAGCCCTACCACAAGAAGCGGAAGTATGAGTTGGGGCGCCCGGCTGCCAACACCAAG ATTGGCCCCCGCCGCATCCACACAGTCCGTGTGCGGGGAGGTAACAAGAAATACCGTGCCCTGAGGCTGGACGTAGGGAATTTCTCCTGGGGCTCAGAGT GTTGTACTCGTAAAACAAGGATCATCGATGTTGTCTACAATGCATCTAATAATGAGCTGGTCCGTACCAAGACTCTGGTGAAGAATTGCATCGTGCTTATCGACAGCACACCGTACCGACAGTGGTACGAGTCCCACTACGCGCTGCCCCTGGGCCGCAAGAAGGGAGCCAAGCTG ACTCCTGAAGAAGAAgagattttaaacaaaaaaagatctaaaaaaattcagaagaaatatgatgaaaggaaaaagaatgccAAAATCAGCAGTCTCCTGGAGGAGCAGTTCCAGCAGGGCAAGCTTCTTG CGTGCATTGCTTCCAGGCCGGGACAGTGTGGCCGAGCAGATGGTTATGTGCTAGAGGGCAAAGAGTTGGAGTTCTATCTTAGGAAAATCAAAGCCCGGAAAGGCAAATAA